A single Loxodonta africana isolate mLoxAfr1 chromosome 24, mLoxAfr1.hap2, whole genome shotgun sequence DNA region contains:
- the EEF1A2 gene encoding elongation factor 1-alpha 2: MGKEKTHINIVVIGHVDSGKSTTTGHLIYKCGGIDKRTIEKFEKEAAEMGKGSFKYAWVLDKLKAERERGITIDISLWKFETTKYYITIIDAPGHRDFIKNMITGTSQADCAVLIVAAGVGEFEAGISKNGQTREHALLAYTLGVKQLIVGINKMDSTEPPYSEKRYDEIVKEVSAYIKKIGYNPATVPFVPISGWHGDNMLEPSPNMPWFKGWKVERKEGNASGVSLLEALDTILPPTRPTDKPLRLPLQDVYKIGGIGTVPVGRVETGILRPGMVVTFAPVNITTEVKSVEMHHEALSEALPGDNVGFNVKNVSVKDIRRGNVCGDSKSDPPQEAAQFTSQVIILNHPGQISAGYSPVIDCHTAHIACKFAELKEKIDRRSGKKLEDNPKSLKSGDAAIVEMVPGKPMCVESFSQYPPLGRFAVRDMRQTVAVGVIKNVEKKSGGAGKVTKSAQKAQKAGK, encoded by the exons ATGGGGAAGGAGAAGACCCACATCAATATTGTGGTCATCGGCCACGTGGACTCAGGCAAGTCCACCACAACTGGCCACCTCATCTACAAATGCGGGGGCATTGACAAGAGGACCATTGAGAAGTTTGAGAAGGAGGCAGCCGAG ATGGGGAAAGGTTCCTTCAAGTATGCCTGGGTACTGGACAAGCTGAAGGCAGAGCGTGAGCGTGGCATCACCATTGACATCTCCCTGTGGAAGTTCGAGACCACCAAGTACTACATCACCATCATTGACGCCCCGGGCCACCGCGACTTCATCAAGAACATGATCACCGGCACATCCCAG GCTGACTGTGCAGTGCTGATCGTGGCTGCGGGCGTGGGAGAGTTCGAGGCCGGCATCTCCAAGAACGGGCAGACACGGGAGCATGCTCTGCTGGCCTACACACTGGGTGTGAAGCAGCTCATCGTGGGTATCAACAAGATGGACTCCACGGAGCCACCCTACAGTGAGAAACGTTATGACGAGATCGTCAAGGAGGTCAGCGCCTACATCAAGAAGATCGGCTACAACCCAGCCACTGTGCCCTTTGTGCCCATCTCCGGCTGGCACGGTGACAACATGCTGGAGCCCTCTCCCAAC ATGCCGTGGTTCAAAGGCTGGAAAGTGGAGCGCAAGGAAGGCAACGCCAGTGGCGTGTCCCTGCTGGAGGCCCTGGACACCATCCTGCCCCCCACACGCCCCACCGACAAGCCCCTGCGCCTGCCACTGCAGGATGTGTACAAAATTGGCG GCATCGGCACGGTGCCCGTGGGCCGTGTGGAGACAGGCATCCTGCGCCCTGGCATGGTGGTGACCTTCGCGCCCGTGAATATCACCACGGAGGTGAAGTCAGTGGAGATGCACCATGAGGCGCTGAGCGAGGCCTTGCCTGGCGACAACGTCGGCTTCAACGTGAAAAACGTGTCTGTCAAGGACATCCGCCGGGGAAATGTGTGCGGGGACAGCAAGTCGGACCCACCACAGGAGGCTGCCCAGTTCACCTCCCAG GTCATCATCCTGAACCACCCTGGGCAGATCAGCGCCGGCTACTCACCGGTCATCGACTGCCACACAGCCCACATTGCCTGCAAGTTTGCGGAGCTGAAGGAAAAGATAGACCGGCGCTCCGGCAAGAAGCTGGAGGACAACCCCAAGTCCCTGAAGTCAGGCGACGCAGCCATTGTGGAGATGGTCCCGGGAAAGCCCATGTGTGTGGAGAGCTTCTCCCAGTACCCGCCTCTCG GCCGCTTCGCTGTGCGCGACATGCGGCAGACGGTGGCCGTGGGCGTCATCAAGAACGTGGAGAAGAAAAGCGGCGGGGCCGGCAAGGTCACCAAGTCCGCACAGAAGGCGCAGAAGGCGGGCAAGTGA